In a genomic window of Cryptococcus deuterogattii R265 chromosome 12, complete sequence:
- a CDS encoding amyloid beta protein binding protein 1: MPSSPSALERRPTKITKMDDSMDVADAITRTAPVPSYRPDAKARRYDRQLRLWASAGQRSLEQARVLLVGCDAAGSQSLKNLVLPGISQFTILSSKTTTAQDVATNFFLHPDSIGSNIAQESAKYLKELNPAVEGEARKEDPAIIIKTDPQFFLSFTLIILSNVEPSLENQISEILWEASSSIGGPDIPLIVIRNSGFISRVQIQLREHTVVDSHPDTTHTLRIDEPFLALEQHARSLDLANMDSMEHSHIPWVVLLVRAASLWKESHGGKLPETSEEKAEFKEKLKAEKIKGDEENYDEALAQAYRVWSKSDLPWEIKGLLNDESVKNISTNSKNLHILLHTLNQYIIPAPHLPPTSPSLPDMHSSTTSYVALQNMYKTQYRTDLKQFKYLLNEVLQNVGLPADTVPDEEVEGFVKNVGGVGIIKGTSLSDSKNIRGLLLTELENFDEENDSATCLSMYLALLASETFFESEKRWPGASFSDNLAADNQKIQHILLDLFPNFSEGLPEILEQSVEEVIRGGFATIPTTAAFVGGIVAQEAIKLVTNQYTPLDNTVVLNLIKSESSKFKF; the protein is encoded by the exons atgccctcttccccttccgcTCTTGAGAGACGTCCAACCAAGATTACAAAGATGGATGATTCAATGGACGTCGCGGACGCCATTACGAGGACTGCTCCTGTTCCTTC GTATCGACCAGACGCGAAGGCTAGGCGTTATGACCGACAACTTCG ACTCTGGGCTTCTGCAGGGCAAAGGTCTTTAGAACAAGCTCGAGTACTCTTAGTTGGGTGCGATGCTGCTGGCTCTCAATCGCTAAAGAATCTCGTTCTTCCAG GCATCTCACAATTCACCATTCTATCCTCCAAGACAACTACAGCCCAGGACGTTGCAACCAACTTTTTCTTGCATCCAGACTCAATCGGATCGAACATAGCCCAGGAGAGCGCGAA GTATCTGAAGGAGCTCAATCCTGCCGTCGAGGGTGAAGCCCGTAAAGAA GACCCTGCCATCATTATCAAGACTGACCCTCaattctttctctccttcactcTCATAATCTTATCAAATGTCGAGCCGTCCCTTGAAAACCAAATTTCGGAGATTTTATGGGAAG cttcttcatcgattGGCGGCCCTGATATACCATTGATCGTCATCCGCAACTCTGGTTTCATCAGCCGAGTCCAAATCCAGCTTCGGGAACATACTG TCGTTGACAGCCATCCTGATACTACCCACACTCTTCGGATTGACGAACCTTTCCTTGCACTTGAGCAACACGCACGCTCTTTGGACCTTGCTAACATGGACTCTATGGAGCATTCCCATATTCCTTGGGTGGTCCTCCTTGTCAGGGCTGCTAGTTTGTGGAAGGAATCG CACGGCGGCAAGCTGCCCGAGACCAGTGAGGAGAAAGCAGAATTCAAGGAGAAGCtgaaagcagagaagatcaaggggGACGAGGAGAATTACGATGAAGCGTTGGCACAAGCTTACAGAGTGTGGAGTAAATCAGAT TTGCCCTGGGAGATCAAAGGGCTGCTAAACGACGAGAGTGTCAAGAACATCTCCACAAAC TCTAAGAACCTACACATACTACTTCACACACTCAACCAGTATATCATCCCGGCCCCCCATCTTCCGCctacctctccttctcttcccgATATGCACTCCAGCACAACCTCTTACGTCGCTCTCCAAAACATGTACAAGACTCAGTACCGAACTGATCTCAAGCAATTCAAGTATCTCTTGAATGAAGTCCTGCAAAATGTCGGTCTTCCAGCCGATACCGTCCCcgatgaggaagtggaagggtTCGTCAAGAATGTTGGTGGAGTAGGCATTATCAAGGGGACTTCCCTCAGTGACAGTAAGAATATTAGGGGTCTTTTGTTAACCGAGCTTG AAAATTTCGACGAGGAAAACGACTCCGCGACTTGCCTCTCCATGtatcttgcccttcttgcaTCCGAAACGTTCTTTGAGTCCGAGAAGCGATGGCCCGGTGCCAGCTTTTCAGACAACTTAGCGGCCGACAACCAAAAAATTCAACATATCCTACTCGACTTATTCCCAAATTTCAGCGAGGGATTGCCTGAAATTCTCGAACAGAGCGTCGAAGAAGT TATTCGAGGGGGTTTTGCCACTATTCCAACTACTGCCGCTTTTGTCGGCGGTATCGTTGCCCAGGAAGCCATTAAGCTTGTAACCAACCAATACACTCCTTTGGACAACACTGTGGTGCTCAACTTGATTAAGAGCGAATCATCCAAGTTCAAGTTTTAG
- a CDS encoding amidase produces the protein MGLKKTVQVARLKQQERERQVSEMESLLGLQSEHPEDEQYTCARPEVMVDNLKNRKEGWTAERVMVAFIRAACAAQRKTNCLTEVLFHEALDEAKRLDKEFFETGKAEGDFWGLPSSFKDTFNIKGVDSSIGVSLYCFQPIEDASQEGALVKLFRAAGGIPFCKTNIPQTLLSFECKNPIFDGATNPIAADRTCGGSSGGEGAIIALKGTPMGWGSDIGGSLRIPAHYCGIYTLKPVTGRWPSSGGRASVRGFEGIKAVVGPMARSVDDLIFVSRIMLSLAQQSSVSLNGEQLLPIPWREVEVPKKLRVGYFTDDHAIKASPACVRAVLESVQVLEKSGHEVIQFDPPDVPEALKIFAGLTSSDGYKTLLSNLGSDPMETSMRLTTLGAKYPGWLHRIVTWLIAKFTGDHLYADVFGSSKPKTVTEYWQYVHKRNVYSNNFRKLVWEEKKFDMIICPVQAVPALRHDESEWLSPLCIGTVLFNVVDSTVGVLPVTRVNRDLDALPADYLKDSKGSKLLEKRVYVGKPGKEDPTYDAEKMHGLPVGVQVVGKAWEEEKVLKMMKVLDDMLQYEP, from the exons ATGGGACTTAAAAAAACAGTGCAGGTCGCGCGACTGAAGCAgcaggagagagagagacaGGTGAGCGAAATGGAAAGCTTGCTGGGGCTGCAGAGCGAGCATCCGGAGGACGAGCAATACACCTGCGCACG GCCTGAGGTGATGGTGGACAACCTGAAAAATCGCAAAGAGGGCTGGACTGCAGAACGTGTGATGGTTGCTTTC ATAAGAGCTGCATGTGCTGCTCAAAGGAAAACAAATTGTCTCACTGAAG TCTTGTTTCATGAAGCACTCGACGAGGCCAAGCGGCTTGATAAAGAGTTCTTTGAGACTGGAAAGGCCGAAGGGGATTTCTGGGGATTACCATCAAGCTTCAAGG ATACATTCAACATCAAAGGCGTAGATAGCTCCATTGGTGTTTCGCT CTATTGCTTCCAACCTATTGAAGATGCCAGCCAAGAGGGAGCT CTTGTCAAATTATTCCGAGCCGCCGGAGGCATCCCCTTCTGCAAAACCAACATTCCCCAGACTCTCCTTTCATTCGAATGCAAAAACCCAATATTTGACGGAGCTACCAATCCCATAGCTGCGGATAGGACTTGCGGAGGTAGTTCCGGTGGTGAAGGGGCGATTATTGCGCTGAAGGGTACGCCAATGGGCTGGGGTTCTGATA TCGGAGGATCATTGAGGATCCCAGCTCATTACTGCGGTATCTATACTCTCAAACCTGTCACAGGGAGATGGCCTTCCAGTGGAGGCAGAGCAAGTGTCAGAGGTTTTGAAGGCATCAAG GCTGTGGTAGGACCAATGGCAAGAAGCGTCGACGACCTAATCTTCGTCAGTCGCATCATGCTCAGCCTCGCTCAACAGTCTTCAGTCAGCTTGAACGGCGAACAGTTGTTGCCTATCCCATggagggaggtggaggtacCAAAGAAGTTAAGAGTAGGGTATTTCACGGACGATCATGCCATCAAA GCTAGTCCGGCGTGTGTGAGGGCGGTACTGGAGTCTGTCCAGGTGTTGGAGAAGTCAGGACATGAAGTAATTCAATTCGATCCTCCAGATG TACCAGAAGCTCTGAAG ATCTTCGCCGGATTGACTTCTTCAGATGGGTACAAGACCCTCTTGAGCAACCTCGGAAGCGATCCTATGGAAACTTCTATGCGTTTA ACGACGCTAGGTGCCAAGTATCCCGGATGGCTTCATCGAATTGTCACGTGGTTAATTGCTAAATTTACAGGAGATCATCTCTATGCAGATGTCTTTG GGAGCTCGAAACCTAAAACTGTGACCGAATACTGGCAGTACGTCCATAAGAGAAATGTCTATTCCAACAATTTCCGAAAGCTG GTTtgggaggaaaaaaagttTGACATGATTATATGCCCTGTTCAAGCAGTGCCCGCTTTGAGGCATGACGAAAGTGAATGGCTTTCTCCCCTGTG TATCGGCAccgtcctcttcaacgTCGTTGATTCCACTGTCGGCGTCCTTCCTGTCACCCGTGTTAACCGGGACCTCGATGCCCTCCCTGCCGATTACCTCAAAGACAGCAAGGGATCGAAATTGCTGGAAAAGAGGGTGTACGTCGGCAAACCAGGAAAGGAAGACCCAACGTACGATGCGGAAAAGATGCATGGTTTGCCTGTGGGTGTGCAGGTTGTTGGGAAAgcatgggaagaggaaaaggtgctcaagatgatgaaggttTTGGATGATATGCTTCAGTATGAACCTTGA
- a CDS encoding allergen: protein MSEPNTSSVTQGVKDFFKSTAKPDSTEVCTETAPEVIEEHIRPQEHTESVEAIDRERHIHHHQHRIQPIEHKQALDPKHVHVTAPAVVREHKEEMLPEHQETLQKQRTMHSNQQTTGDVEKSHAHLGTHVNQHEHHHIHETVQPVIQRETIQPTVVHHTAAIHEKVHDAPIVHEVTTLPTIGHNEFLKMKEGLKGATHADKGHQHQFYEGAPRVGSQQTSTANVASTTNAASNKEVPTA, encoded by the exons ATGTCCGAACCAAACACATCATCTGTTACTCAAGGCGTTAAGgacttcttcaagagtACGGCCAAGCCAGACTCCACCGAG GTTTGCACTGAGACGGCCCCCGAAGTCATTGAGGAGCATATCAGGCCCCAAGAGCACACTGAAAGTGTTGAGGCTATTGACCGTGAAAGGCACATTCACCATCACCAG CACCGAATTCAACCCATAGAGCACAAGCAGGCTCTGGACCCCAAGCATGTTCATGTCACTGCCCCTGCCGTCGTCCGAGAGCATAAGGAGGAGATGCTTCCCGAGCACCAGGAGACCCtccaaaagcaaagaacTATGCATAGCAACCAGCAGACCACCGGCGATGTCGAGAAGTCTCATGCTCACTTGGGAACCCATGTTAACCAGCATGAGCACCACCATATCCACGAAACTG TTCAACCTGTCATCCAGAGGGAGACCATTCAGCCTACCGTTGTCCACCACACGGCTGCAATCCATGAAAAGGTCCATGATGCTCCTATCGTCCACGAGGTCACCACTTTACCTACTATCGGCCACAACGAATTcttgaaaatgaaggagggCCTCAAGGGGGCCACGCACGCCGACAAGGGGCACCAACACCAGTTCT ACGAGGGTGCTCCGCGAGTTGGCAGTCAGCAAACTTCTACCGCCAATGTCGCTTCCACCACAAATGCCGCTTCCAACAAGGAAGTTCCTACTGCCTAA
- a CDS encoding diphthamide biosynthesis protein 2 translates to MSDAFSTPADHVLSHPELEEILENAQAGPSSMGDGAEGLTIEEAFEVDETVRRVLEGGYKTIGLQFPDELLSSSVSVYRAIQTRVGHAGAQAYVLADSTYGNCCPDVLSCLHLPADFLVHYGHACLTPTDALPVHYVFPRQKLDVKQAVRSLLRASKDELGDEGKKGIVVVWDVSYDWLAGNIRDTFSQDLSVPISFAFIQKPIVAPQKVLKNGKGKTPALRSVEPPQGLEMDDCVLWYIGEEGRSCMNLQMTHANNPLFIYSPSSQSVSPLHRSTSRLLSRRLFALHQALSADVFGLIVSNIGLASSKPLLARLREDLKRAKKKSYTLSVGRLNPAKLANFAEIECFVLVGCAEGGVVDSKDFLRPIITPWELELALQGPEHVWVPEKWTLDLGTVLKDAQEREVKNEQDPSTTDSDDDSLEFSLITGTLRTKKRFATGNGGQASDSNNLLEDRVRDLTLRNQNFSLSKLESAGSTFLASREFQGLQPRYGMDEPSVLEQGRSGVARGYTEEK, encoded by the exons ATGTCGGACGCATTTTCAACCCCAGCAGACCACGTTTTGTCCCACCCtgagctggaagagatcTTGGAGAATGCCCAAGCCGGGCCATCTAGCATGGGAGATGGAGCTGAAGGATTGACCATAGAAGAAGCTTTCGAAGTGGATGAGACTGTCAGGAGAGTACTTGAGGGTGGTTATAAGACT ATTGGATTACAATTCCCCGATGAGCTCTTGTCGTCTTCGGTCTCCGTCTACCGGGCCATCCAGACTCGAGTAGGACACGCCGGGGCTCAAGCATATGTGCTTGCCGACAGCACGTATGGGAA CTGTTGTCCGGATGTCTTGAGttgtcttcatctcccagcAGATTTCTTAGTACACTACGGACACGCTTGTCTCACTCC AACGGACGCTCTTCCTGTTCATTACGTCTTTCCCCGGCAAAAGCTTGACGTCAAGCAAGCTGTGCGGTCATTGTTAAGAGCGAGCAAGGACGAACTAGGGGATGAGGGCAAGAAAGGTATAGTGGTTGTGTGGGATGTGTCATATGATTGGCTAGCGG GTAATATTAGGGATACATTTTCCCAGGACTTATCTGTCCCGATCAGTTTTGCATTTATTCAGAAGCCCATTGTTGCCCCACAGAAGGTGCTCAAGAATGGAAAGGGTAAGACGCCCGCTCTTAGGAGCGTAGAGCCTCCTCAGGGATTGGAAATGGATGATTGTGTCCTATGGTATATcggtgaagagggaagatCCTGTATGAATCTGCAGATGACCCATGCCAACAATCCC ctcttcatctactcaccttcttcccaatccGTATCGCCTCTCCACCGCAGTacttctcgtcttctctcacGACGTCTCTTCGCTCTCCATCAAGCGCTATCCGCTGATGTATTCGGTCTTATTGTTTCCAACATCGGTCTAGCATCTTCCAAACCCCTTCTTGCACGACTGAGAGAGGATCTgaaaagagcaaaaaagaagagttATACTCTGAGCGTCGGCAGGCTGAATCCGGCGAAGCTTGCAAATTTTGCAGAAATAGAGTGTTTCGTGTTGGTTGGTTGCGCGGAAGGTGGTGTTGTTGACTCAAAG GATTTTTTGAGACCTATCATTACTCCTTGGGAATTAGAGTTGGCACTCCAAGGCCCAGAGCACGTATGGGTACCGGAGAAGTGGACCTTGGATCTGGGTACTGTTCTCAAAG ATGCCCAAGAACGTGAGGTGAAAAACGAGCAAGACCCTTCCACTACTGACAGTGACGACGATTCACTCGAATTTTCACTTATTACTGGAACGCTGCGAACTAAGAAACGTTTTGCCACGGGGAACGGCGGCCAGGCTTCCGACAGCAACAACCTATTGGAAGACCGCGTGCGAGACCTGACCTTGCGTAACCAAAACTTTTCACTGTCCAAACTTGAATCCGCCGGAAGTACCTTTTTGGCATCAAGAGAATTTCAAGGACTACAACCGAGATATGGTATGGATGAACCTAGTGTTTTGGAACAAGGGAGGAGTGGGGTCGCAAGAGGCTATACAGAGGAGAAGTAG